tctctctctctctctctctctcctcctcagttgctctactctctctctctctctctctctctctctctctctctctctctctctctcctcctcctcctcctcctcctcctcagttgctctactctctctctctctctctctctctctctctctctctctctctctctctctctctctctctcctcagttgctctactctctctctctctctctctctctctctctctctctctctctctctctctctctctctctctctctcagttgctctactctctctctctctctctctctctctctctctctctctctctctctctctccctcagttgctctactctctctttctctctctctctctctctctctctctctctctctctctctctctctctctctctctctctctctccctctctggggAGGGTAGTTCATCAACAGCGTTGCCTCCATGATTAAAGTTGGTgttttccttttactttctcactttctttttttcttcttcttttaacactctttcctcctccccccctcctcctcccccctccccccctcctcctcctcacccccctccccccctcctccacccccctcctccacccccctcctcctcctcaccccctccccccacccctccctccttccttggctTCGTGTGGCTAATTACCATTCTCTAATGAGGTTTtgatgaccccctccctcccatctcctccctctcccttccccttcccctttcctttcccctcacctcctctccccccgcgcctttcccccccctcccccagagttTACCCCCGTATAATCTTTGGTCTGTCTGAGGGGAAAGCaataatggtatatatatttttttcgccaTCTTCCAGTTCATTGTAGGGGGTCGTCCTTTAACCTGTGCTGGGGATAGGCAGGGAGGGGGTTGTACGACTCTAGATGACTCTAGTCTTCATCTACGATAGAGCTGGCATCGTCTCTAGCCTTCATCTAGGATAGAGCTGGCATTGTCTCTAGCCTTCATCTAGGATAGAGCTGGCATCGTCTCTAGCCTTCATCTAGGATAGAGCTGGCATCGTCTCTATCCTTCATCTAGGATAGAGCTGGCATCGTCTCTAGCCTCCATCTAGGATAGAGCTGGCATCGTCTCTAGCCTCCATCTAGGATAGAGGTGACGTAATCACTAGTCCTATAATGGGATAGTTACCCTAGTCTCTCTAGCCTCACTCTAGGATAGACCTAACCATATTCTCTCTAGTCTAACTCTAGGATAGAGCTGAAGGTTCATAAAGACGTCCTTTAATCTCTTAAggacctttgatatatatatatatatatatatatatatatatatatatatatatatatatatatatatatatatatatatatggcgacgggaatgaataaatcagctagtatgaattatgtatatgtgtatatatgtatatgtctgtgtatgtataggtatgtatatgtgttgtgtgtgtgtgtgtagacgtgtgtatgtatatatacaagtgtatgtgggtgggttgggccattgctttcgtctgtgtccttgcgctacctcgctcacgcgggagacagcgtcagagtatgataaataaataccaATAATAATTTAACCATCGTCTTTGCTGATTAAAACCTGTGTACTTATGGTACTTAAAAGAGACTTAGTAGTGAGAAAAGtggagatgatagtgatgctCATCCATTTCCCAGAGAATactatgtttgaagccatgttttttgtgtttttgagaCATGGGTTCGAGTTGGGGTGGAGGCCatgggttttttttgtgtgttttcgaGACATGGGTTCGAGTtctgggtggagggtgaggggctgGAGCCGGCTCTGGAACCGCTGGAAGATGAAGATGTCACATCTCCACGACCTGGAAAAATGGGGTGAGCGGGGCGGAGCGGGGcgaggttgggtggggtggggtggtcaaGTGTACGTGTGGAAaagtgggcggggcggggcggggtggggtggtcAAGTGTACGTGTGGAAAAGTGGGCGgggtgggcggggcggggtggtgtgGTCAAGTGTACGTGTGGAAAAGTGGGCggggtgggaggagaaggggtggggtggTCAAGTGTACGTGTGGAAAAGTGGGcggggcgggcgggtgggcagggtggaggggcggggcggggtgggtcAAGTATACACATCCCGTAGCGTGTCGTGAACCACTGGGGAGGTGCTACCGGACGCCTCCTGCTTGTGGTTAGAAAGCGACGCTCGCCCCCACCTCGTGGAACTTCTCCGAGTCGAAAAGGACccatccttcccctgctcctggtcGTAGTGTAGACCTTCACACCTTTGgaaaaggggggggttgggggaagtgggtgggggggttggggggaagtgggtgggggggttgaggggaagtggggggtggGCGGGGTTGTATAATTAAAGGATGAACCACATTAACGAAGTTCAGGCAGGGGTATGTGTCCACCGCGTGGATGAAGCGTCTCATTGGTTCGAACGGTCGTGTTGGTGAACGAGGCGCGCCAGTAAACAAACCTCTTTTGACCTAGGAAGGAAAGCGAGGAGTTGACAGTTTCGTTTTCGGTGTTTTGAAGCGTCCTTGAGCCATGTTTCGGTGTTTCGAAGTATGTTCAGCCTTGTGTCAGTGTTTCGAAGTATATGCTCAGCCTTGTGTCAGTGTTTCGAAGTATGTTGAACCACGTCTCGGTGTTTCGAAGTGTCTTTGAACCGTGTTTCGGTGTTTCGAAGTGTGTGGAATCATATTTCGGTGTTTCGAAGTGTCTTTGAACCATGTTTCGGTGTTTCGAAGCGTGTCCAAGAACCTTGGGGGGACCGGTCAACTATGATACAAACAGACGCCTTCTCTCGCGTCCTTGTCCAGttagcctgcctctctctctctctctctctctctctctctctctctctctctctctctctctctctctctctctctaattagtGTTCTTCACAATATACTTCATTAGCTTTGAACCTTTATAGATGAgattctctatgtgtgtgtgtgtgtgtgtctgtgtgtttgtatatgtgtgtgtctgtgtgtttgtatatgtgtgtgtgtgtgtgtgtgtgtgtgtgtgtgtttgtatatgtgtgtgtgtgtgtgtgtgtgtgtgtcgtgattgTAAGCAGTTATCGTGTGGTTTCCCAGCCTTCGTGGAGGGTAATTACGTGTGTTTGGGTTACATTACAGAAGCGTGCCACGCATAATGACTCTTACCTTCAAAAAAGAGTTGGTTGGTAAAGAtggtttcgttttcttttttcattcgaGTGGCAAATTGTTTGGTTCTATTTGTGCCAAATTGTTTGGTTCTGATTTGTGGCTAATTGTTTGGTTTTGATTTGTGCCAAATTGTTTGGTTTTGATTTGTGCCAAATTGTTTGGTTTTGATTTGTGCCAAATTGTTTGTTTTTGATTTGTGCCAAATTGTTTGGTTTTGATTTGTGCCAAATTGTTTGGTTCTGACTTGTGCCAAATTGTTTGTTTTTGATTTGTGCCAAATTGTTTGGTTATTGATTTGTGCTAAATTGTTTAGTTCTGATTTGTGCCAAATTGTTTGGTTCTGACGTGCCAAATTGTTTGGTTATTGATTTGTGCTAAATTGTTTAGTTCTGATTTGTGCCAAATTGTTTGGTTATTGATTTCGTCATACAAGTGTCGTGAACGCTTGGTGTggccacacacccctccctccctccctccctctcctttgtcTTGACCGTAATTTCAAAGCTTCTTATTAAACCACAAGATTCATTGGTGCCATTTTCGTAAGCGTTATATTCTGTAAATTTTCTAAACGCCTTTATAATCGCCATTTGATTTTTTAAACTTCCTTTATTAACGTCTTTTAATATTTTTAAACGCCTTTAAGATTTTTTCACGCCTTTATTAACGTCTTTTATGATTTTTAAACGCCTTTAAGATTTTTTCACGCCTTTATTAACGTCTTTTAAGATTTTTAAACGCCTTTACAAACGCCTTTTACGATTTTTAAACGCCTTTTACGATTTTTAAACGCCTTTATAAACGCCTTTTCAGATTTTTAAACGCCTTTACAAACGCCTTTTACGATTTTTAAACGCCTTTATAAACGccttttgatatttcttttttattatcccACGTTGCTAACGTCCTTACTCAAGCCTTTAAGATTCGCAGTGATAGagttagaaaaaataataataataaataaataacgaaAGCCTTTAAAAAAATCCCTAAATATTGGGGAactcatccccccttcccttaaATCCCTAAACTTAGACAGAGGGGAAAAATGATGGTTGCCAAGGGTGTTTTAAGGGACTATAATACACGGGAGGTTCgagggatgtggggagggagagaggggaatggggagcagtggtaatgatagggggggttggtggatgatgaacagctgggttgactgtgggccgactggcaCCACAAGGGTTCTCGAACCTTTGCCCTCAACCCTCGGTTGGGCCCTGAGTGAATACATCACTGTAGCAGTTCACCGTCAAATGTTCCCGTTCCTCCCACACAAACGTTTTAAACGTTACCACGCCTCCACACGTTTTCTATAGTGTACTACGAAGGAAGATTATGTGTTAGGGATAACTCAATTAAATTTTTTGTAGACATCAAACTTCACTAATAAGCGAGCGATAACTCATAAGACTCTTGACTTTTAAGGAAAGTTttaaggacagacagacacatgatcAACCACTGTATGGATCGACTTGTCGAAAACGATTAATATTTCTACTCTGGTCAGTAGGGGTTGGGTAGCCCGTTTTCTGTCGAAATGAGTGGGTAGAGAAGATGGGTTGGGGGTATGAGAGGGGGAAACTCGCCCATAGCCATACGAAGACACCATTTGTGGATGCTGATGATGACACAGTATCATGCATTTTAAGTCGCTCGTACGGGACTCCAACCCTGGGAAATGATAGAGGGGGCGCtggttaagagagagggagacagtgaATGGGGTCGTTTTACTGACCTGTCGTGAGCTAGAGGGTCGTCGTGGTGACGACCTGCGAGATGAAAGTAACTTCCTGGTCCTGCAGGTCGATGCTGAGTCCATTGCACGTCTGTTCTCGGTGGCCTTCGTGTACAGGACCACCGGGTGGCTGCACAAAGGCACGGACCTCATCGAACCCCCGTCCCTCCCGACGCGACTACTCTTCAAGCTGTTGATGCGGGAGCCACTAGCGACGGAGGGGCAGAAGGGGCACACGGCGCCGAAGATCTCCAGGAACTCCTTCCTGAAGTTGTCGTTGAGCCACCCGTAGAGGAGGGGGTTCGAGCACGCGGACGACATCCCGGCCATGTGGCAGACGGCGTAGACGACAAGCATCCTCTCCGTGTCCTCGCCGAAGGGGTTGTGCAGGTCGACGACCAGGTTGTACAGGTTGAGGGGCAGCCACGACAGGCAGAAGATGAGGGCGATGGAGACCAGGAGGGTGTTCGTCTTTCTCATCCTGAGGTCCTCCTTCTTCGAGCGCGCCGACCGCGTCGAGGCGTTGGTCATACGATACTTGAGCTTGTTGCAGATCCTGGCGTAGGCCGTGCTAACGGTCAGGATCggcaggcagtactgcaccacgATGACGAAGATGCTGTAGTAGGCGCGCCCGTGCTCGTAGGGCCAGTCCTCGAAGCAGAAGCTGACGACCTCGATCCCCGGCAGGTTCACGCTGTGGTTCTCCAGCGTCCGCCAGATGAAGTTGGGCAGggcgaggaggaaggagaggagccaCACCACCGCCAGGCTCACCACCGCCCCGACCTTCTGCAGCGACTTCTTCGTCGGGTACACGATCACCTGCCGgagaccagggaggagggagggggttagttggtggagtggtggtcatGTGCAACTAGAGAGGTTAAATAGCAGATCCTGGTAGAATTATCGTGAGCTATGTGCAGCTAGAGAGATTAAATAGCAGAAATAGCAGATCCTGGTAGAATTATCGTGAGCTATGTGCAGCTAGAGAGATTAAATAGCAGAAATAGCAGATCCTGGTAGAATTATCGTGAGCTATGTGCAGCTAGAGAGATTAAATAGCAGAAATAGCAGATCCTGGTCGAATGATCGTCAGTTGTGTGCAACTAGAGAGGTTAAATAGCAGACCCTGGTAGAACTATCGTGAACTGTGTGCAACTAGAGAAGTTAAATAGCAGATCCTGGTCGAATGATTGTGAGCCCTGAGCAACGAGAGACGTTTAATAGCTAAGATCCTGGTCGAATGACTtgtgcgacgagagagagagggggttggtttTAATAGCAAACTCGCGTCATGAGGGAGCAACAATGGAAGAAGAAATCTTTTGATCCCAGAGGTAAACACTTGAGAACGAGCAATAGACTAGACAGACTTCTCATTCAAAGGCAGCCATGAGATGGACAGGAAAATCAGGaaggaaatacatttttttttttcaacaaatacACATAGACACGAATTGAGGCTCATTTATACgaaggcagggaggagagagggggtccATGTCATTTGGAAGACcttgaggaaagaaaatgggggaatgCTCGACCttgagaagaggaaagaaaatgggggaatgCTCGAGGAGAAGTGGATAAAGAAAATGGACTACATTGAGGAAGTCAGTATTGGGGGTGGAAGCGGAGACTGAATTGTAGacacaggggagaaaaaaaagaaagaaaagaaacattggatacgcacacacacacacacacacgcacacacacacacacacacacacacacacacacacacacatacacgcgcgcacacacactaaAAAGTGAGTATAATCAAAGTGATTGACTTTTTCAAGGATTGAAACATGAGAGAGAAGATAAGATGTGGGATTTTGGGGGACGTGAAATGAAACTAGCTGAAATActgcatgtgcacacacacacacacacacacacacacacacacacacacacacacacacacacacgcgcgcgtacacacatcacaaatacacatgcacacaccacaaatacacatgcacacaccacaaatacacatgcacacaccacacacacacatacacaccacacacacatacacacaccacaaatacacatgcacacaccacaaattcacatgcacacaccacacatgcacacaccacacatgcacacacatacacaccacacacacacgcacacacacacacacacacacacacacacacacacacgcacacacacacacgcacacacacacacacacacacacacacacacacatactggcctCAGTGGTATagtgattagcgttactgactatgagtcggCCCGGGGTCGCATTCGCTTAGGTTCGAACCCTGAGCTCagtagtcggcccacacccaacccaggtgttcatcctcccttcgacgCTAGTCTctatatatgggtacctggcttagccatgtgtgtgtgtgtgtgtgtgtgtgtgtatgtgtgtgtgtgtgtgtgtgtgtgtgtgcatagcagTAAAAGTACTGCACATATATTTTACACACATTTTGCACACACTGGGAGCGTAAATTCCCAACcaagaagggaggaaaaaaaaaaaaaagaaaacgtgttgcaggtgggaggaggaggaaggggaaaaaaaggggggggggacttttgAACCAACAAGGGTACAATAGATACGCCAGAATGACGTAAGACCCGATTATATTCCCACAGTCGGGTGTTTTAAAATCCTGTGGGATGCcaaggtgagtgggtgggtgtattATGTTGGAGTATggatagaaaacgggagatgtGGGGTCGTCTTCGCTGCACCGGGATAGTTTTTTAAAGATGTGGTGTATCATGTTGGAGTGTtaatagaaaacgggagatgtGTGGTCGTCTTCACCGTGTACAAGTAGTGGCGTGTGTACCACAGCATCATACTCTCCTATCTACATTTACCtgtccacctacacacacacacacacacacacacacacacacaaagagtgaCAAGatacttttttgtttctttctttttttcgtatgtACATCCTGAAGCGACCGTGATATTCGCTTGGTGAACATCAGCCACCAGAaactccaccctcccctcacttGATGTTTTTCcccaacatcaccagcaccaccaccacctcttcctcctcctcttcttttggaaagacaATACCTACCTCGTCGTTCGAAGGGCCCTTTTTGATGCTAACAAGCTGGTGGTCTTCTTGcccaggagggggagggaaggagggaggggaggggagggagagatggagggggagggagggagggaatataagGTTAACGAAGACACGTGCGCGCATTTCCCTCCGCAGTGGCGTGGATTTCATATTCAGGCACCCGCTTGTCCCATGTCAACAAcctaaggttgtggtgttgtgggcggGATAACAACACCCCtctgatgtcacacacacacacacacacacacacacacacacacacagggcacccaccagagagagagagagtgggcgtcAGCTGGCTGAACTGGGCCAGGGTtcgattcataaatgctacaacagACAAGGGtagacgggtgtgtgtgttgtgttgtgtgcgtgtgtgtgtgtgtgtgtgtgtatgtgtgtgtgaaacaatatggcaCGACGGACGAAGGAATTTGAGAGATGACCATTAGTCTGGCCACACATTGGAAGCCTTGCTTTAACCCTACGGTGATATATCGCTGACTGGCAATATTTCCCTATCATTGATCATGATAAATGGTATGTTGACTTTATATTTCTAAGGAAATAATTATAAAGTGGAGTTACTAAAATAATTAGGATGCTATTCTTTCGTTCGGGTTTGCCTTCCTTAGCGAGGCCACACgggtcgtattgatcatttcgaaattcatcgaactcatccgggaagatactttttttgtgccttgtgtacatgtgtattatttattttttattatgcttaaccgccgtttcccgcgttagcgaggtagcgcaaggaatcagacgaggaatggcccagtccacctacatacacatgtatacacataagcgcccacacacgcacgtagacagatatacatatcactctatacatacatatacatacccagacatatacatatatacacatgtatataattcatactgtctgcctttattcattcccatcgccacctcgccatacattgaataacaacacccttccccctcttgtgtgtgaggtagcgctgggaaaagacaacaaaggccacattcgttcacactcagtctctagctgtcatgtaataatgcaccgaaaccacagctccctttccacatccaggcccccacaacaCCTTtccacatggtttacccccagacgcttcgcagTTTGGATTGTCCTATTTAAGACTAATCCTCGTACCCCCATTGCAGTAgctgaggttctctctctctctctctctctctctctctctctctctctctctctctctctctctctctctctctctctactgtaatTTTGGGCAGTTAGTGtggtgtgtttacgtgtgtgtttaGTTGTGGCATTGCATTACAGTGTGCCTAAGTTCGTCATTttccaggtgatatatatatatatatatatatatatatatatatatatatatatatatatatatatatatatatacaccattacATACGTTCGTATAGAGATGCAGTACATAACATACGTGTGTTAAAAAGGGAAGGAGATTGCATCTACGTACATAGACAAGCTCCAGAGTTCGACTTTGTGCAATTTTTGGGGGGTTTAATCCCAAACCCGAGGAAATGTAATGAAAATGGGAGACACAAGGTGCGAAGGCCTCACTGGGAATATTATCTATCCGGAAATAGATTGCAGCAATCTATGTATGAGAGGGATtagggagttgatgatgattctAAGCGGCCGCCAGCACCTCACCCGTAAAAGACAAAGTAAAGTGGGGAGATTCCTCGTTCTGTTCAAGGTGGAAGGTGTTGGCATTGCGGTGAGGTTCGTGGAACGAAGAGATAAAGGGgcaaggttcgaatcctatgATATTGTTGAGCCCggaactagaatatacttctcacgTTTGGTCAGCTTGGAAGGtctaagagctgatagagaaggtctagaggagggcgaTATAGATTGTATTAGAATTACGATGGCTGAGTTAACAGGCTATGGCTTAAGAGACCTTCCATTCGTCCACAGTAGAAGagggaagagtaaggagtgacctgatcacacataacttaagttttttttgggggggaaccaGCTGTGGCTTGAAAGATGGAAGACTGGAACCACGAGAGGTTATAACACGAAGTTAAGCCAGAGAAAAAGACATAACATAAAAGTTGTTTAAAGAAGTTGTAGAGAAATTGTGTTACGTGAGCCGTGGATGCATGGGTGGAAAGAATACAGAATTTTAGAAAAAAGTTGTATTTGAAAGTTCAGGGGAGATGATGGAGCGCCCAC
The sequence above is a segment of the Panulirus ornatus isolate Po-2019 chromosome 12, ASM3632096v1, whole genome shotgun sequence genome. Coding sequences within it:
- the LOC139751838 gene encoding LOW QUALITY PROTEIN: neuropeptide F receptor-like (The sequence of the model RefSeq protein was modified relative to this genomic sequence to represent the inferred CDS: inserted 1 base in 1 codon), with the protein product MMHLLEWQALGGSEADEGATEPTSASRSPAHSLLDFESPDFSLANLVALEENFSLAHNLTHLLNFSGGLNVDLIHKFERNRRVGEMAFYTLILAYSALIVLGATGNSFVVLAVIRKPAMRTARNVFIINLAISDLLLCLITMPLTLMELLSQYWPLGDTPFACRLVGTLQATSIFVSTISITAIALDRYHVIVYPTKKSLQKVGAVVSLAVVWLLSFLLALPNFIWRTLENHSVNLPGIEVVSFCFEDWPYEHGRAYYSIFVIVVQYCLPILTVSTAYARICNKLKYRMTNASTRSARSKKEDLRMRKTNTLLVSIALIFCLSWLPLNLYNLVVDLHNPFGEDTERMLVVYAVCHMAGMSSACSNPLLYGWLNDNFRKEFLEIFGAVCPFCPSVASGSRINSLKSSRVGRDGGSMRSVPLCSHPVVLYTKAXREQTCNGLSIDLQDQEVTFISQVVTTTTL